One window from the genome of Oceanispirochaeta sp. M1 encodes:
- a CDS encoding fatty acid desaturase, whose amino-acid sequence MERSQWISSLKNYEVGDSGKSLFQLFLTLISYTVLISAMFFLVYTGKPYWISLLLAVPTAGFHIKTFIIMHDCGHNSYFRNPRACTLVGRICGLITFTPYYDWRRSHAIHHASVSNLEKRGIGDVWTMTVEEYRASSIFKKIIYRIFRNPVFLFGIAPIFLFLIIMRFPHGNMNKKDWKSILLTDLMLGICIMALSLVFGFSVILKVILPIAFLSTMGGVWLFYVQHQFENVYWAHSTAWNLEKAALNGSSYYKLPALINWFSGNIGLHHIHHLDSRIPNYNLRKCFGEIPQVKDIIPITMIKSLKLAFLNLWDEKTGKLINFRALRKI is encoded by the coding sequence ATGGAACGAAGTCAATGGATTTCCTCACTCAAAAATTATGAGGTGGGAGATTCCGGAAAATCTCTATTTCAACTCTTTCTAACCTTAATCAGTTATACAGTTTTAATTTCTGCTATGTTCTTCCTTGTATATACTGGTAAGCCCTATTGGATCAGTTTATTACTGGCTGTTCCAACTGCGGGATTCCATATTAAAACATTTATCATCATGCATGATTGCGGGCACAACTCATATTTCAGGAACCCCCGTGCCTGTACCCTTGTTGGAAGAATCTGCGGTCTGATTACTTTTACTCCCTACTATGACTGGCGCCGCTCTCATGCTATTCATCATGCTTCTGTATCCAATCTTGAGAAGAGGGGGATCGGTGATGTATGGACCATGACAGTTGAGGAATATAGAGCATCATCCATATTTAAAAAAATAATCTATCGTATCTTTAGAAATCCTGTATTTTTGTTTGGTATTGCTCCAATTTTTCTCTTTCTGATTATTATGCGTTTTCCCCATGGGAATATGAATAAAAAGGATTGGAAGAGCATTCTACTGACAGATTTAATGCTGGGAATCTGTATCATGGCACTCTCATTAGTCTTTGGATTTTCAGTTATTTTAAAAGTTATCCTTCCGATTGCTTTTCTATCTACCATGGGGGGAGTCTGGCTCTTTTATGTACAGCATCAGTTTGAAAATGTGTACTGGGCTCACTCTACAGCCTGGAACCTTGAAAAAGCAGCTCTTAACGGCAGCTCCTATTACAAGTTGCCGGCTCTTATCAACTGGTTTTCCGGGAATATAGGACTTCATCATATTCATCACCTTGATTCCAGAATCCCGAATTATAATCTTAGAAAATGTTTTGGAGAAATTCCCCAGGTGAAGGATATCATTCCTATTACAATGATAAAGAGTCTTAAACTGGCATTCCTGAATTTATGGGATGAGAAAACCGGGAAACTTATCAATTTTCGGGCTTTGAGAAAAATATAA
- a CDS encoding YwbE family protein, whose translation MNGQQRENIKPGIQVDIVLKQDQRSGRLTRGIVKDLLTNSSFHPHGIKVRLEDGQVGRVQEVL comes from the coding sequence ATGAATGGACAACAAAGAGAAAATATCAAACCGGGTATTCAAGTGGATATCGTACTGAAACAGGATCAGCGCAGCGGCAGGCTTACCAGAGGAATCGTAAAGGATCTTCTTACCAATTCTTCCTTCCACCCCCATGGCATTAAGGTACGTCTTGAAGACGGACAGGTCGGCAGAGTTCAGGAAGTCCTCTAA
- the arsB gene encoding ACR3 family arsenite efflux transporter — MSDKRIGFFARYLSLWVAICIGLGVAIGVIFPQVPDLLGKMEYANVSIPVAVLIWLMIYPMMLKVDFKSIINAGRKPKGLVITLVINWLVKPFTMYLIAAFFLKIVFKAFIPDLLASEYLAGAILLGAAPCTAMVFVWSYLSDGDPGYTVVQVAVNDLIILVAFAPIVAFLLGVSNVHVPMDTLFLSVVLFVVIPLTAGVITRTLLLKNHGKDWFENVFCKKFEGITEAGLLLTLVIIFSFQGETILKNPLAIVLIAVPLIIQTYFIFFLGFGWSRLWKVPYAVAAPSGMIGASNFFELAVAVSVSLFGLSSGATLATVVGVLVEVPVMLSLVKIAKASRSRFPA, encoded by the coding sequence ATGTCAGATAAGAGAATAGGTTTTTTTGCTCGTTACCTCTCCCTGTGGGTGGCTATCTGTATAGGATTGGGCGTTGCTATTGGAGTGATTTTTCCTCAGGTACCCGATCTCTTAGGGAAAATGGAATATGCCAATGTATCCATACCTGTTGCTGTTTTGATCTGGCTGATGATCTACCCCATGATGCTTAAGGTTGATTTTAAAAGCATTATCAATGCAGGCAGAAAGCCAAAGGGACTTGTTATAACTCTTGTGATCAACTGGCTGGTAAAGCCTTTTACTATGTATCTTATTGCAGCATTTTTTCTGAAAATTGTTTTTAAAGCATTTATACCAGACCTTCTTGCAAGCGAATATCTTGCAGGTGCGATTCTTCTTGGTGCAGCTCCCTGTACAGCAATGGTCTTTGTGTGGAGTTATCTTTCTGATGGAGATCCCGGTTACACTGTGGTTCAGGTTGCAGTAAATGACTTGATAATCCTGGTGGCCTTTGCCCCCATAGTCGCCTTTCTACTGGGTGTAAGCAATGTTCATGTTCCCATGGATACACTCTTCCTCTCTGTAGTTTTATTTGTGGTCATTCCTCTGACTGCTGGTGTTATCACACGTACATTGCTTTTAAAAAACCATGGAAAGGACTGGTTTGAGAATGTGTTCTGTAAGAAGTTTGAAGGAATAACAGAGGCCGGTCTTCTGCTCACTCTGGTTATTATATTCTCATTTCAGGGAGAGACTATTCTGAAGAATCCACTGGCGATTGTGCTGATTGCAGTACCTTTGATCATACAGACCTACTTCATATTCTTCCTTGGATTTGGCTGGTCAAGACTTTGGAAGGTACCTTATGCTGTTGCGGCACCTTCCGGAATGATCGGTGCCTCAAACTTTTTTGAACTTGCTGTTGCAGTGTCTGTCAGCCTCTTTGGACTCTCCTCAGGGGCAACACTGGCTACTGTTGTGGGTGTTCTTGTAGAAGTACCTGTAATGCTGAGTCTTGTAAAAATTGCCAAGGCTTCACGAAGCCGCTTTCCTGCATAA
- a CDS encoding MBL fold metallo-hydrolase has translation MKLIQRTERLYELKMGYVKAFLVEGEDQLVLIDTGTAGKGKEILEALDLAGLDSKRLKHIIISHLHKDHTGSLAELKKLTGATIYAHEAEASDMEEGIVIRAYTPSPEFPANILVPLLAGKGKDERQTGCKVDVRLKGDEFLEIGGGIQIVATPGHTKGHICCLLAEEKILLAGDVGSGGKKPGYPLLFEDMETGKESLRALGKMEFNTAYFCHGRTIENEASRKFRERF, from the coding sequence ATGAAACTGATCCAGAGAACAGAAAGACTCTATGAGCTTAAAATGGGTTATGTGAAGGCCTTTCTTGTTGAAGGGGAAGACCAACTTGTTCTGATAGACACAGGTACTGCCGGCAAGGGCAAAGAGATTCTCGAAGCCTTAGATCTTGCCGGGCTGGACAGTAAAAGACTCAAACATATAATTATCAGTCATCTTCATAAAGACCATACGGGAAGCCTGGCGGAACTTAAAAAACTGACAGGCGCCACTATATATGCCCATGAGGCAGAAGCTTCTGATATGGAAGAGGGCATTGTCATAAGAGCCTACACTCCCAGCCCTGAATTTCCTGCCAATATTCTGGTACCCCTCCTTGCGGGCAAGGGAAAGGATGAAAGACAGACAGGATGCAAGGTTGATGTAAGGCTCAAGGGAGATGAATTCCTTGAGATAGGTGGTGGTATTCAGATTGTTGCCACCCCGGGTCATACAAAAGGTCATATCTGCTGCCTGTTAGCTGAAGAAAAAATACTTCTGGCCGGTGATGTGGGCAGTGGTGGAAAAAAACCTGGCTACCCTCTTCTTTTTGAAGACATGGAAACCGGAAAAGAATCACTGAGAGCTCTAGGTAAAATGGAATTTAATACCGCTTATTTCTGTCACGGGAGAACGATTGAAAACGAGGCCTCCCGTAAATTCAGGGAACGATTCTAA
- a CDS encoding DUF4260 domain-containing protein produces MKSRSMSILLRLEELGFFLITIYLFTLLPYPWWVYPLLLFIPDISILGYMINSVTGAYLYNFIHHRGIALILYVCGVLMARPMIAVVGLMLFAHSSLDRVFGYGLKHKEGFNQTHLGEIGSKEKNSQRKNRPKG; encoded by the coding sequence ATGAAAAGCCGTTCTATGAGTATTCTTCTCCGCCTCGAAGAACTGGGTTTCTTCCTGATAACAATTTATCTTTTTACCCTCCTTCCCTATCCCTGGTGGGTATATCCCCTGCTCCTTTTTATTCCGGACATCAGTATCCTTGGTTATATGATTAATTCTGTTACAGGAGCTTATCTCTATAATTTCATCCATCACAGAGGCATTGCTCTGATACTCTATGTCTGTGGTGTTCTGATGGCCAGACCAATGATTGCCGTAGTGGGGCTGATGCTTTTCGCCCACTCATCTCTGGACAGAGTCTTCGGCTACGGTCTGAAACATAAAGAGGGATTTAATCAGACTCATCTGGGTGAAATAGGATCAAAAGAAAAAAATAGTCAAAGGAAAAATAGGCCCAAAGGATAA
- a CDS encoding ferritin family protein, producing MSNTIRKGLLKMEKTVLHLPRAERINLIGDPGCDGLGAGIMTVFAKALSSTEADHSIIIGDMVPFGSKKIYQNVCDFTQSMAEHPVTCLKGNHDTEYYDEFFGSPNYALASEDLLIIVLDNAARVFTPEALDFCKKVLHKEDAENIIFAFHYPPPNPVAGNSINPSEWEDFRAIYGVYMDKILYFVSGHVHSMVETEIDGIPVLITGGAGARIEQMNPEYDESYIRHHIFQIFREDGGKFTHRIIYLDDIPYTRELKDRKLLEMLETAYHNEIEAHFKYKMMGVNAKEQGWEGLALLFKALSDSEFHHAMNHFEVLGKGKTILENLKKSIDGENYEINEMYKSYMEYAEAQGHSLARYTFQDARDAEKVHSSLLSKALEAVEEEKDITLSSYYTCTSCGYTFETENKPVRCPVCGAPDDKIEPVLPL from the coding sequence GTGAGTAATACAATAAGAAAAGGCCTCCTTAAAATGGAAAAGACTGTTCTCCATCTACCCCGGGCTGAGCGGATAAATCTTATAGGCGATCCAGGTTGTGACGGCCTGGGAGCGGGAATCATGACAGTTTTTGCAAAAGCCCTCAGTTCCACAGAGGCTGACCACAGCATAATAATCGGCGATATGGTCCCCTTCGGTTCAAAGAAAATCTATCAGAATGTGTGTGACTTCACTCAGTCTATGGCGGAACATCCTGTAACTTGTCTCAAAGGAAATCATGATACAGAATATTATGATGAGTTTTTCGGTTCTCCAAACTATGCTCTTGCATCTGAGGATCTGCTGATCATAGTTCTGGATAATGCAGCAAGGGTCTTCACTCCGGAAGCCCTCGATTTCTGCAAAAAAGTGCTCCATAAGGAAGATGCTGAAAATATAATATTCGCCTTCCACTATCCGCCGCCCAATCCTGTGGCGGGAAACAGTATCAATCCGTCTGAGTGGGAAGATTTCAGAGCCATTTACGGTGTATATATGGATAAGATCCTGTACTTTGTCAGCGGCCATGTCCACTCCATGGTGGAGACTGAAATTGACGGGATTCCCGTACTGATCACCGGTGGTGCGGGGGCCCGGATAGAACAGATGAATCCTGAATATGACGAGAGTTATATAAGACACCATATTTTCCAGATATTCAGGGAAGATGGGGGAAAGTTCACACATCGCATTATCTATCTTGACGATATTCCTTACACCAGAGAGCTGAAAGACAGGAAACTCCTTGAGATGCTGGAAACAGCTTATCATAACGAAATTGAGGCTCACTTTAAATATAAGATGATGGGGGTAAATGCAAAGGAACAGGGCTGGGAGGGACTTGCCCTGCTTTTCAAGGCCCTTTCTGATTCTGAATTTCATCATGCAATGAACCATTTTGAGGTTCTTGGAAAGGGAAAAACAATTCTTGAGAATCTGAAAAAGAGCATTGACGGTGAAAATTATGAAATCAATGAGATGTATAAAAGTTATATGGAATATGCCGAAGCACAGGGTCACAGCCTTGCCCGCTACACCTTTCAGGATGCACGGGATGCGGAAAAGGTGCACAGCAGCCTTCTCAGTAAGGCTTTAGAAGCGGTAGAAGAGGAGAAGGACATAACCCTCTCGTCCTACTATACCTGTACTTCCTGCGGTTATACATTTGAAACAGAAAACAAACCTGTCCGCTGCCCCGTATGCGGAGCACCGGATGATAAGATAGAGCCTGTCCTGCCTCTCTAA
- a CDS encoding DUF1638 domain-containing protein, producing MKTYCIACGVFRKDLQEILPALPETPEVEYLEGGLHAEPDLLRRELQSAIDKVPDSYERIVLLYGVCGKGIVGLHSINQTIVVPRVHDCISLFLGGTKEYRKQFSHKPGTYYISAGWYEEQVQPRGKRLKEQKQGAMPPAYADTLDKDILSERFGEDNSKAVTEFFDAWKNNYSRAVYIDTGSGSKGKYADYAKKMAEDNGWEYTRLEGSQSLIYQCFSTLRNTDLSSDEILVVPPGREITFDSATGLVNFASTLEEESNGGIRNLVFTSDKTEEEHQPVSTASMGLGIDAGGTYTDAVLFDFKEQKIISRAKSLTTKWKYSEGIMAAVRQLPPDVLKTVDLVSLSTTLVTNAIVESNLYPVGLFLMPMATMTPDNISHSPHCIIKGRMTIEGLMAEDICSEEIKEAASKMVQQDGVRAFAVSGYGASVNPELELKVKEILRDQTGLDVCCGHELSGTLNFYVRAHTAVLNAGVIPIMEEFLSEMKTALREVEVDAPQLVVKGDGSVMTGAFASEFPVQTALSGPAASMAGARFLTGLDEALVIDVGGTTSDIGYLEKGEVSVCENGASIGSWRTHVKAVDMLTTGLGGDSAIVFDRQVWSIGPGRITPFCWLNSQYDLSTAMKKEAETDISSESSIPLLWLYKTGKEPEFELTGQEEKILKMLEQGPCFISELSTELCHGVWKLLKIERLEKSYCIQKAGLTPTDLYHMQGKLSLWPVKGIQEYFDLYLKLQNESSYRVMDDLMKKISRKLAQSVLQRIFPEASETPEVYAPVMDRGNERLTLTPSLKTPVIGLGAPAFLFLEDAIQLLGGDVLIPENGDVANALGAITSKVSVESSAEITPTVEGFFRILGMGGIEDLETLEEAEKLCLKALVDKTRDKARRAGSSEETVSIRIEDKTAESAGGDILFLERIYRSSLKGAPDLI from the coding sequence GTGAAAACTTATTGTATTGCCTGCGGTGTATTCAGAAAGGATCTTCAGGAGATCCTACCCGCATTACCCGAAACTCCCGAAGTTGAATATCTTGAAGGTGGACTTCATGCAGAACCTGATCTTCTGAGACGGGAACTGCAGAGTGCCATTGATAAGGTACCCGACAGCTATGAACGAATCGTACTTCTTTATGGAGTCTGCGGTAAGGGAATTGTCGGGCTTCATTCTATAAATCAGACAATCGTCGTTCCCAGAGTACATGACTGTATCAGTCTGTTTCTGGGAGGAACTAAAGAATACAGAAAACAGTTCTCCCATAAACCGGGAACCTACTATATCTCTGCGGGCTGGTATGAAGAACAGGTACAGCCCCGGGGGAAAAGACTCAAAGAACAGAAACAGGGAGCCATGCCCCCGGCCTACGCAGACACTCTGGATAAAGACATTCTTTCAGAGCGTTTCGGTGAGGATAATTCAAAAGCGGTAACTGAATTTTTTGATGCCTGGAAGAATAATTATTCACGGGCTGTCTATATTGATACAGGCAGCGGTTCCAAGGGTAAATATGCCGATTATGCTAAAAAAATGGCAGAGGACAACGGATGGGAGTATACCCGTCTGGAGGGCTCTCAGAGTTTAATCTATCAGTGTTTTTCCACACTGAGGAATACTGATCTTTCCAGTGATGAGATTCTTGTAGTACCTCCCGGCAGAGAGATTACATTTGACTCAGCCACAGGGCTGGTTAATTTTGCATCGACTCTGGAAGAAGAGAGTAACGGCGGGATACGGAATCTTGTATTCACATCTGATAAAACTGAAGAAGAGCATCAGCCGGTCAGTACCGCCTCCATGGGCCTTGGTATTGATGCCGGCGGAACCTATACGGATGCCGTACTTTTTGATTTCAAAGAACAGAAGATTATCAGCAGAGCCAAGTCCCTTACTACAAAGTGGAAATACTCTGAGGGAATTATGGCAGCCGTCAGACAGCTCCCCCCGGATGTGCTTAAGACTGTGGATCTCGTATCACTTTCCACTACACTTGTCACCAATGCAATTGTGGAATCAAATCTCTATCCTGTAGGCCTTTTTCTGATGCCCATGGCTACAATGACTCCCGATAATATCAGTCATTCCCCTCACTGCATTATCAAAGGACGTATGACCATTGAAGGTTTGATGGCCGAAGATATTTGTTCTGAGGAGATTAAAGAAGCAGCCTCCAAAATGGTACAGCAGGATGGTGTGAGAGCCTTTGCTGTCTCCGGCTACGGAGCTTCAGTCAATCCGGAGCTTGAACTTAAAGTAAAGGAAATCCTCCGTGATCAGACAGGTCTTGATGTCTGCTGCGGTCATGAACTGTCTGGAACACTGAACTTTTATGTCCGTGCCCATACGGCAGTGCTCAATGCCGGTGTTATTCCCATTATGGAAGAGTTCTTATCAGAGATGAAAACGGCCCTCAGGGAAGTTGAAGTGGATGCTCCCCAGCTGGTTGTGAAGGGGGATGGATCTGTAATGACAGGTGCCTTTGCCTCTGAGTTCCCCGTACAGACTGCACTGTCAGGTCCTGCTGCGAGTATGGCGGGTGCCCGATTCCTGACAGGTCTTGATGAGGCTCTGGTTATTGATGTGGGAGGAACTACATCGGATATCGGCTATCTTGAAAAAGGTGAGGTCTCTGTCTGTGAGAACGGTGCCTCCATCGGTTCCTGGCGGACTCACGTCAAAGCGGTTGATATGCTCACTACGGGCCTGGGGGGAGACAGCGCCATAGTATTTGACCGGCAAGTCTGGAGTATCGGACCCGGTAGAATTACACCTTTCTGCTGGCTCAATTCACAGTACGATCTGAGTACTGCCATGAAAAAAGAAGCTGAAACAGATATTTCCAGTGAATCATCAATTCCCCTGTTATGGTTATATAAAACAGGTAAAGAGCCTGAGTTCGAACTGACAGGGCAGGAGGAAAAGATCCTTAAAATGCTGGAGCAGGGGCCATGTTTTATCTCAGAACTCAGTACGGAGCTTTGCCATGGTGTCTGGAAGCTGTTAAAGATCGAGCGCCTTGAAAAATCCTATTGTATTCAGAAAGCAGGACTCACTCCCACGGATCTCTACCATATGCAGGGGAAACTCTCGCTGTGGCCTGTAAAGGGTATTCAGGAGTACTTCGACTTGTATCTCAAGCTGCAGAATGAGAGTTCCTACAGGGTTATGGATGATCTTATGAAAAAAATCAGCCGTAAACTGGCTCAGTCAGTTCTGCAGAGAATATTTCCCGAAGCCTCAGAAACACCCGAAGTCTATGCACCTGTCATGGACAGAGGGAATGAGCGTCTTACCCTTACACCATCACTGAAAACTCCTGTTATCGGTCTTGGTGCTCCGGCTTTTCTATTCCTTGAGGATGCAATCCAGCTTCTGGGGGGAGATGTGCTGATTCCCGAGAACGGAGATGTGGCAAATGCCCTGGGAGCCATAACCAGCAAGGTTTCAGTGGAGAGCTCAGCGGAAATTACTCCGACGGTCGAAGGCTTTTTCCGTATTCTCGGAATGGGGGGAATTGAAGACCTCGAGACCCTGGAAGAGGCGGAAAAACTCTGTCTTAAGGCTCTTGTTGATAAAACAAGAGACAAGGCGAGACGTGCCGGAAGTTCGGAAGAGACTGTCAGTATCAGAATCGAAGATAAGACCGCAGAATCCGCAGGGGGAGATATTCTTTTTCTGGAAAGGATTTACAGATCTTCCCTGAAAGGTGCTCCCGACCTGATTTAG
- a CDS encoding DEAD/DEAH box helicase encodes MTFTQLGLKDEILKAVHDRGYTETTDIQAKSIPAILDNRDVIGGAQTGTGKTAAFALPLLERLSESESKGRNPRVLVLTPTRELAEQVGESFRSYGKYLSLKTVTVYGGVKIGSQISAVRKGVDILVATPGRLLDHLDQRTFHLKDVETLVLDEADRMLDMGFIHDIKRILKQMPPKRQNLMFSATYGKDMKKLSEGILRDPVSVEVTRRNTAAEMVVQYLYKIDKRQKRFLLSHLIKEESWYQVLVFVRTKHGANRLSKQLAKEGITTAAIHGDKSQNARLKALDNFKKGDLQALIATDVAARGIHLEGLTHVVNFDLPRNAEDYVHRIGRTGRAGQSGTAISFASSDEKQDLQKIERLLNKSIPLKHSDSFVPEELTPVLNNGGPTARRQGVARPGNGGQSRNSGGGSRSANAGYSRNSPGGNSPRKKGKSSFSR; translated from the coding sequence ATGACATTTACACAACTCGGGCTTAAGGATGAAATCCTAAAAGCCGTTCACGATCGTGGTTATACAGAAACCACAGATATTCAGGCAAAATCAATCCCAGCTATTCTAGATAACAGAGATGTTATAGGCGGTGCCCAGACAGGTACCGGTAAAACAGCTGCTTTTGCCCTTCCTCTATTAGAAAGACTCAGCGAATCAGAAAGCAAAGGACGTAATCCCAGAGTTCTGGTTCTTACTCCCACCAGAGAACTGGCCGAACAGGTCGGTGAAAGTTTCAGAAGCTACGGAAAATACCTTTCCCTTAAGACTGTTACAGTTTACGGCGGAGTAAAGATAGGTTCCCAGATCTCAGCAGTCCGAAAGGGTGTAGATATTCTGGTTGCCACCCCCGGTCGTCTTCTGGATCATCTGGATCAGAGAACATTTCATCTTAAAGATGTTGAAACTCTGGTTCTCGATGAAGCGGACAGAATGCTGGATATGGGTTTTATTCATGATATTAAACGCATACTCAAACAGATGCCTCCTAAGAGACAGAATCTTATGTTTTCCGCTACCTACGGTAAGGATATGAAGAAGCTCTCTGAAGGGATTCTAAGAGATCCAGTCTCCGTTGAGGTGACCAGGAGAAATACAGCAGCCGAAATGGTTGTACAGTATCTCTATAAAATTGATAAAAGACAGAAACGTTTTCTCCTTTCTCATCTGATCAAAGAGGAATCCTGGTATCAGGTTCTTGTCTTTGTCAGAACAAAGCATGGTGCCAACCGTCTTAGCAAACAGCTGGCCAAAGAGGGCATCACTACTGCCGCCATCCATGGTGACAAGAGTCAGAATGCCCGTCTGAAGGCTCTGGATAACTTTAAAAAAGGTGATCTTCAGGCTTTGATTGCAACTGATGTGGCAGCCAGAGGTATACATCTGGAGGGATTGACTCATGTAGTCAATTTTGACCTGCCTCGTAATGCGGAAGACTATGTTCACCGTATTGGACGGACAGGACGAGCCGGACAGTCAGGGACGGCGATCTCTTTTGCCTCATCAGATGAAAAGCAGGATCTGCAGAAAATTGAACGCCTTCTAAACAAGAGCATTCCCTTAAAGCACTCGGACTCTTTTGTGCCTGAAGAACTGACCCCTGTTTTGAATAATGGAGGCCCCACAGCCCGCAGACAGGGTGTGGCCAGACCAGGAAATGGTGGTCAAAGCCGGAACAGTGGAGGCGGCAGCAGATCTGCCAATGCCGGATACAGTCGGAATAGCCCTGGTGGTAATTCTCCCAGAAAGAAAGGAAAATCAAGTTTCTCAAGATAA
- a CDS encoding DUF2194 domain-containing protein: MKTVKNGLKGKDRVVKLKVILFWGLFLVASCKMADPTADIEDITPSETPDNTDNPAPPSDTDTPDPAPADRELNEGLLDDIDLDYMSYRSAPAEYQNFVVVYSDESDGEISLKEQVCCTFNQAKLNYSLVDMEDFKTEISTYLAVLDSQDVLVFASERLWRLEEIERNLLLKAIEDGTNSIFLINTRYDDDIFKSAVGITSGGTVWPGGSGIRITKNIFPGFDNTYISSIDFLNSASIAFELSTDATVIAESSEGTPYIWKYNHGLGNIVYTNSSLFQGKSFRGLLLQCLSLVPDYFLSTQYNSALFYIDDFPVSIPAGEIGTDLLEPYEGMSKIDFINHVWWPDIKNLQESHNLKYTALAVGNYINVTEGDLYEFTDEDRENFAYHGALLKEVGAELGIHGYNHVSLVLNSEFTDDTTSTKWPGISAMSSCLNDLKRMMDDLFDHIPYYSYVPPMNRMSSSGKTALLDVFPQISNIAAVNQGIENYGDLIQEIEEDPIFSHWFDIPRFSSGYLQGDNEKWLIYDALAYSGVFSHFIHPDDAMDTVRNEGNNWDSMYSQFDNCLDEIFSDFPDLKRISSAQMAKITRAQEGMDVYSWKDGNSIRIRYSEGATPVYHYLRIQPGQGIESVQGGTVKALQSSSGLYLLTGTARDVTVNLHP, translated from the coding sequence TTGAAGACAGTTAAAAATGGTTTAAAAGGAAAGGATAGAGTTGTGAAACTGAAGGTCATCCTCTTCTGGGGACTGTTTCTGGTTGCATCCTGTAAAATGGCAGATCCTACTGCTGATATTGAAGATATAACTCCCAGCGAGACCCCGGACAACACTGATAACCCTGCACCCCCTTCGGATACAGACACTCCAGACCCTGCTCCTGCCGACAGGGAACTTAATGAAGGCCTGCTGGATGATATAGATCTGGATTACATGAGTTACAGATCGGCTCCGGCTGAGTATCAGAACTTTGTAGTGGTGTACAGTGATGAATCTGATGGGGAGATTTCACTGAAGGAACAGGTTTGCTGTACTTTCAACCAGGCGAAGCTGAACTACTCGCTTGTAGATATGGAAGATTTCAAAACCGAAATAAGCACATATCTCGCTGTATTGGATTCTCAGGATGTTCTCGTTTTTGCATCAGAAAGGCTATGGCGCCTTGAAGAAATAGAAAGGAACCTTCTGCTTAAAGCAATTGAAGATGGAACCAACTCGATATTTCTAATAAATACCAGATACGATGATGATATATTCAAAAGTGCAGTTGGTATCACATCAGGTGGAACCGTATGGCCGGGAGGCAGCGGAATAAGAATAACCAAGAATATTTTTCCCGGATTTGATAACACATATATTTCTTCAATAGATTTCCTCAACTCAGCATCCATAGCATTTGAACTCTCCACTGACGCAACAGTTATTGCTGAAAGTAGTGAAGGAACTCCTTATATTTGGAAGTATAATCATGGTCTTGGAAATATTGTTTATACAAATTCTTCATTATTTCAGGGCAAATCTTTCCGGGGTCTCCTTCTGCAATGCCTCTCTCTTGTCCCGGATTACTTCTTAAGCACCCAGTACAATTCAGCCCTCTTCTATATTGATGATTTTCCGGTTTCCATACCTGCCGGAGAGATAGGGACTGACCTTTTGGAACCCTATGAAGGAATGAGTAAAATAGATTTCATCAACCATGTATGGTGGCCGGATATCAAAAACCTCCAGGAATCTCATAATCTGAAGTACACAGCACTGGCAGTAGGAAATTATATTAATGTCACCGAAGGCGATCTTTATGAATTTACAGATGAAGACAGAGAAAACTTTGCCTATCACGGCGCTCTTCTCAAAGAGGTAGGAGCAGAACTGGGTATTCATGGTTATAATCATGTATCCCTGGTTTTAAACAGTGAATTCACAGATGACACAACAAGTACTAAATGGCCCGGTATTTCTGCTATGTCCAGCTGTTTGAATGATCTGAAAAGAATGATGGATGATCTGTTTGACCATATCCCCTACTACAGCTATGTTCCTCCCATGAACAGGATGAGCAGCAGCGGCAAGACTGCCCTGCTGGATGTATTTCCTCAAATCAGCAATATAGCCGCTGTGAATCAGGGGATAGAAAATTATGGTGATCTGATTCAGGAAATTGAGGAGGATCCAATATTTTCTCACTGGTTTGATATACCCCGTTTTTCATCAGGATATCTGCAGGGTGATAATGAAAAATGGCTGATTTATGATGCCCTGGCCTATAGTGGAGTATTCTCCCATTTCATACACCCCGATGATGCAATGGACACAGTTAGAAACGAAGGCAATAACTGGGACAGTATGTACTCACAGTTTGATAATTGTCTGGATGAAATCTTTTCAGACTTCCCTGATCTTAAAAGAATAAGCAGTGCTCAGATGGCAAAGATTACCAGGGCTCAGGAAGGAATGGATGTTTATTCCTGGAAAGATGGAAACAGTATCAGAATCAGATACAGTGAGGGAGCCACTCCGGTTTATCATTATCTGAGAATACAGCCCGGACAGGGCATCGAATCTGTACAGGGCGGAACTGTAAAAGCTCTACAGAGCAGCAGCGGACTTTATCTTCTGACCGGTACTGCCCGGGATGTTACAGTCAATCTTCACCCATGA